A part of Scylla paramamosain isolate STU-SP2022 chromosome 24, ASM3559412v1, whole genome shotgun sequence genomic DNA contains:
- the LOC135112933 gene encoding pigment-dispersing hormone 2 peptides-like: MRSSVFVAVLVLVVLAALLTQGQELHVPEREAVATLAARILKVVHAPQEAAAGLPHKRNSELINSLLGLSPLMNEAGRR, from the exons ATGCGCAGCAGTGTGTTCGTGGCcgtgttggtgctggtggtccTCGCTGCCCTCCTCACCCAGGGGCAGGAGCTTCATGTTCCCGagcgtgag GCCGTGGCCACCCTGGCGGCACGCATCCTGAAGGTGGTCCACGCCCCGCAGGAGGCCGCCGCAGGTCTCCCTCACAAACGCAACTCTGAACTCATCAACTCGCTGCTCGGCCTCTCTCCGCTGATGAACGAGGCCGGCAGGCGGTGA